A stretch of DNA from Fundulus heteroclitus isolate FHET01 chromosome 22, MU-UCD_Fhet_4.1, whole genome shotgun sequence:
GACACTCACTATGTAGAGCACTATTGCCTGGCTGCGGGATGTGTGGACATCTAGTACAGTCAGACTCCATCCTGCAAGCTAATTATACTATTGGCATGCAACGTGTGAATATCATTTGCAGCGCTAATGTTGCACACACTGATGGTTTCTCCTTCCGTTTTCGGTCTCTCCCTGTACTTTTGATGTAGTTCAGAAATCCTTCCCACGCCGCTTCAGAAATAATTTATCCTGTACTTCATTGGGCACGAGATTTCGGTCCAACTTCACCGAAACTGTACAAGCAGCACAGGCTGAAGCACAAAGAGATgtaaggcaaaaaaataaaaaatgccaatgAAGTGCGCGGAAATAAGACGAGCCCACACTCATCTTCGGTTGCATAACAGGCCCAACAAGTGTAAGGCGTCGCCATGGGAACAGTGGACGGATGGAGCTGAATACCAGAGCTCAGCTGTAGCTCACAGACAGCAAATATTGCTGTTTCAGGGCTCAGTGGCCACTCTTTGCAGGTTAatgtacaccccccccccccttcctcccctCTTTGCTTTTAATGAAGCCccccttttcacagactcacaaAGAGCCTCCTAATAAGCCCTCTGTGATTTGTGTACGGCGGTAATAAGGGGAGCTGCGCTCCCTGGACACATCTCCTGGAGGTGTTGGAATGAGGTCAAGTTGTGTTTGTCCCAGTTGTCGGGGTGACGCGGCTTGACGACTGCGTTTTCCCTTCTTCTCTCGTTTTGTTTACAGGTGTTCAAAGATGAGCTGGAGGGCCTGATTCAGGACCAGATGACGAAGGGCAACAACCCCTCGGGTCTCCTGGCCCTCAGGCAGATCGCCGACTTGGTCATGGCCAGCAGCGTGGGAGGAGCAGGCCCTTTGACTTCGCCCATCagtgagtggctgtgttttgccaAAGAATCTGCCTCCGTCCCTTTCGGGCCTGGCTGGCGCTAAAGCGGGCTACGTGTGTACGAGCGCATTCTGCACCCTGATTGACCTCATTGTTTGGAGGCTAAATTCTCCGACTCCTGTGACACTCGACAAGCCCGGAACGGCACAAGAGGCAGAAGGTTGTTGACAACGTCCTTCATTGTGTACGTCCCCTCGTGAACGCTCTTTGTTAAGAATTACGGCGGTAATTATGTTAGTGTGACTGTTTgcctctgggggggggggtttcaggGAGGTCATGGAGAAGATGTAAACATTGGGGTCACGCCATGAAGGAAGTGGTTGCGAGGCTGTTTATGCaaacctttcttttaaaaagccagagcggccgtaaaaaaaaaaaggaaaaaagaaagaaaaagaaggccgGGTTCTGTATCATTAAATGTCCTTATATGGAGTAAAAGGCCCAAAAATATCTTCTGGGTTCATTTTGGGAATtctcagacctttttttttttagctttggagCTGCGTTCAGCTCTGGAGACATGGGTTTCCTGCATTTAGAAAGCTTTGTGTACGCTAGAAGCAAACCGTGTAACTTAGTTCCAAACGCCGTCTGGACACGTCTGGAAGAGTCAAGTAGATCCACGGAGAAGTAGATGCTTTTCCAGACTTTATATTTCCTGTGGCATTGTTTAAAAAGATGCAGTCTTCCACTTGTTTGTCCATCCAAGTGTTCATCCATTCATCGGTCCGTACATCTGTTCATCCGCCCTCCGTCCACCCTTTCCTCTTGTCTCCCTGTTTTTTGTCTATACTCCATACTCAAAGATGGACCGCTCGGGAGACATCAGCTTTAATGTCATAACGGACTTTTTGGAATTTGCCTTTAAAGAAATAGTTAAAAAAGGACACAGAAGTCTGGAAATTTAAGTCTGGTAAAATCTGAGAACGAGCGTTGACGTAAGCGTGTGCAGCAGTGCTACATGCGAGCAGACTGAAGTACTGACGCTGTTCCGTCTCGCCTCAGGCTTCGGGATGGTGACGCCCGTGAATGACTTGTACAGCATCGAGTCTCCTTCCTTTGccaaaggagagaaacagagccGCTGCAAACTGGCCACCCTCTACAGGCTCGTCGACCTCTTCACCTGGGCTCGTTTTACAAGCTCCTACATCACTGTGAGTACAACTCCATTGTCACGCTTCGGCGCACGACGCCTTATTTATGCAGCACAGGAGGTTCGCCTTTCTTTACGCGAACTTGCCTTTCATACTCCTTTAGGGCCTATAGAGGAATCCGTCTTCAGGTTCAGAGAGTGTAAATTATAAATGTTACAGGTATCTACGATTTTGAATTTAACAGCAGTTTAAAGTGACACCGCAAAATACCCGCTGAACACCTGAAATGTCCGGGTGTGACATTTGAGTACAGGGGCATAAGTTAAACACATCTGATTAATTCCTCTCTGAGCTTGGATTTATATTTCAGGCGCATCAGAGCGGATCTGCTTTTCGATTCTGACCTGAATTAGTTTTTACTTTCATTGGTTAAGAAGGCTGGAATATAATTTTGCAGCTAGCTGTTGTGGAGTGGCCTTTCTGATATGCTCCCTGTGTCTCAGGTGCGCGTGAGCAAAGAGCAGGATCATGTTCTCATCAGTCCACGAGGTCTGTCCTTCTCCGAGGTGACGGCGGCAAATTTGGTAAGAACAACGCCTGGTTAGGATGTCATTTACTGAATGCTGTTAGTGTTGTACTGATAAGGTGCCCTAATGCATTCTGGGGCTTATTTTGTGTCCAGCGTTTTTGCGTAAAAAAACGCCGGAGCGTCAACATTTGTCGCTCTAAATTAAATTCACACAAATTGGGTGATTGTGTCTAATCAGGGACAACAGTGTTGTTGTTGTCGCCAGCTTCACATGGTTCTTAATGCTTTCTGTGTTCTCGTGCGGGTATGATTCGTTAGATTTATTTCCAAAATTAGTGAGATTGGATttgaatttaattcaattttatttatatagcgccaattcacaacgtcatgtcatctcaaggcactttacaaagtcaaattcaatcaaatcgcACGGACAGATTGGTGAAAAAGTTTCCCGTTTcgggaaacccagcagattgcatcaagcctTGACAAAGAGCCTTCActtctcctgaaagagcgtagagccacagggagagtcgttcACTGGGTATCGAGGGCTGGGTATTGATTCAAACTTCTAGAATCGATTCGATTCCGATTCTCAAGATTTCGAATAGATTATTTTTGATCTCATCCGGTCTCAAATTGGATTGCTGgtattaaaagcatttttctagATGTTACCTGAATTAAATGACTGTAGTTATGCCACATCTTGATACAAGTATTATGacagcaaattaataaagtaatggtaGTTAATGGCAGCTGTAAGGACCAAACACTCATGTTGAGACAATTGCTTTCAAAACACGCTGAGAGGCAGAATACCCAAACAGATCGGTGGTAGAGAACAGAGGACGCCAGAGCTATGTACAGCTGCTATTTCAATTCAGAAATACTTAAATAATCCCAAAGGGATTAATCCCAGGGTGGACCCAGCTGACATTGGGcggggtccaccctggacaggtcaccagtccatcacagggcaacataacCATGCATGAAAAACACTCCTACCTAAACAAACTCCAGACCCCAGGCCAAACTCAGGGCCTTCTTGTTGCAGGAGACTGTTACTGTAGTAACTGCACCACAGAGCATGCCTTTGTTCCATTTTGCTATAAAGTCTATGCAAAACTTGGCTGGGGGGTTTTCCACCAAACAGGTTCCCGTGCTAAACTGGTGTTAGCGGTTGCATAGCGACAGTTTCATACATAAAACTGGTCCTATCTCAGCGCAGCTGCTAGCTTGCTCAGAGGGATCATTAACTCATTCACGTTTTCATTTTGAAAGTTAATTGTTCTTTAAATCCGACTGACGCTAGTTAAAAGCAATTAACGCAGATTAATCAGCACGTCGTCCTCTCTTACTTGCTAgttgctgctgtttgttttaacaTTCCGGGTTTTTTTATAATGGATGCATGTCAATGAACTGCACAGAGGTGGCTCTTACAGTCTGATCTTGTGCTAGGTTTATATACCCGGTTTGTCACTATGCTTATAAACATCTTTTATTACGACCACCTGTTGGTGGTAAATCctgttcaaaacaaacatgcatgCAGTTTATCTTGACTAAGCCGTTTATTATCACTGATCAGAGCTTGGAAACGCCCTTCGGCATCGCGTAgagcattcacaaacacataaCTCAGCTTTTGTAAATGAAGCTGTTGACACAACACAGCTGTTTGCAGAGATACCAAGaggaaaacaatcatttatgtTGATAAACGGTCTCCCCGCTCTGCGATCCTCCACAGAAAATTCAAGGCTCGGCTGGACCAGGATcgaatatttacattttgagtGACCTACTTAGGGCTGACAGTCTCTAGCTTTGGTTCTGGAACTGCTTGGATTTATTAAAGAGAGAAGTTTGCCGGTTGCTTTGTTAAGTCATACAGTGCAAAAATGTGGTTGGGCTTGCAGATGCATCATTGAAGTTTTTATTGCTGACTGTGCAATTTTAAAGCTGGTGCTCTTAGTGTGCTTCTTCACAAATGGCCAATGGAAGCTCCTGTTTGAGTAGTTCTGGAAACTTTTCATGCATTTTGCAGTCAGCTATTTTTCTACTAATCATTGGTCCCTGGAAGAAACTTTGAACTTCACTCTTTAATCTACATTTTAATTACATGTTGAGATTTGTATTACagagtgctgtgaaaaagtatttgcctcttacagatttcttctgtttttttgtgacaaacttttgtggaaaaacaaaattctaagaaaaatattATCGGCAAACGTAACTTAAACAAATACAAGCAGCtgtcaaattttatttatcagGGTTAAAAACATCTGTCCATAGCAACTTGGCCCTGTATGAAGATGTAATTACCCAATGGAGATTATTCACATTCTTCGATCTCACTGGCCATACCAAGACCTGATTATTGCCAGACTAGTAGAACAAAAATAACACCCAAATAGAACCTTATTTACAACATGAAGTTGGCtataagacttaaaaaaaaagcagcagatgaTGTCCAGATCTAAAGGAATTAAAGTTGCTGACATCTATCAGTGCGGACAACTAGAATCATTGaaattctttgtacattttgcaCCCAGCTAGAATTCTCTGGCTTACATGCTAAACGCTCTGCGTGTCAGAAAAGCTCACGCACCCTGAACACCTCATTCCCTCTATGAAACACGGCGGCGGCTCCAACATGCTGCGGGTACGCCTTTCATTATGAGGCACAGCGAAGCCGCTCCGAGCCGAACTCCCATCGGCATTCAGCCGCTAAATAAACAGCTGGCTGGGAAAAGCTCCATTGTCGCacggatcttttttttttttttttttttttttatgcgtgggtttctgttttgttcatgCGGCGCTTTCAAGGACCAATTTAGCTACAGTACTTCCATGGCAACATTGACTAATGCCACTTAGAGTATTAGTCTGTCACCTAGCGTTGAGCAGAACTTTAACTTGGCTTTTAATTTCTCTCCACGTCGCCCGCAGGTGAAAGTGAACATCGTTGGTGACGTCGTGGACCAGGGCTCCACGGACCTGGGCCTTGACCATTTTGGATTTGCTCCTCATGCGGCCATTTACTCGATGCGCCCTGATGTGAAATGCATCATCCATATACACACCCCGGCCACAGCTGCTGTAAGTACTCTCTAGTCATACATATATTGAATACGTTTTTTTTCACTACATAAAATCTGCTGCTTTATGGCTGAAAGACAAggtcagattaaaagtagcCTCTTCGCATGCCTGGTTGGTACAGGTGCAGAGCCCCAGTCATGTAATTTTATCTTTTCCTTTGAATCCTTGCTGTAAAGCGCAGAGCACACCATGAGCTCTGCTGTTAAACTGCATTTTCATTTGTGCCCCATGAGGAAGACAAcgaaaataacaataaagtaaaaagaaaaaaaaacagtgcctCTGTTGAGACGCTGGTGCATCACAGTCTCGCTTGTTTTCATCCCACACTAACAGGTGTCCTCGATGAAATGTGGAATCCTGCCCATTTCCCAGGAGGCTTTGCTGCTGGGAGACGTGAGCTGCTTCGGTTACCATGGCAGCCTGGATAATAAAGAGGAGAAGGTGGAGTTTCAGAAAGCTCTGGGCCCGACTGCCAAGGTACCGGCAAGCTGAAGCGCCTCTTTAACAGCTCGCTCACTTTGACATCGTGATGCACGCTCACAGGGGATCCTATGAATGTTGAACCTCTTCAATCACATGTATACCTGCCAGTGGGCAGGAGTTGATTACTAGACTGTGTACTGAGCTTTTAAGAGAGCGCCTCAAATAATGTAAATAAGAAAGTTTGCAAATATGAGTAATGTCTGTAATCCTAAACTGTAACAGAGGTAAAGTTTACTCAGATTTAAAGGGGCTTAGTCGCATACTTTGACCTTAAAAAtgacatacaaaaaaatataatcttCAAATTAAACAGTATATGCCAAACGTTTGTCCCGATAGCGCTTAgttgtcctttttgagcctgaaaagaactttaCACCGGTTGCGATCAGCAGACAGAAACACTGTTGTGCCATCTGCTGGCAGTACCGCGGAGCTATCAGAAAGCGAGATGCTGATGATTGATGCAGCTACTGTAGGCTAGCTGGTAGAACATCTGCATGTTTCTAGCGGCTCTTTCTGATAGAGCCGGTAGATTGTCCTGCAacgcctcgcagtaaagtgacagctcagtGCGGTCTAAGACCAGCCAGGTCCACGGGGGTTAGGGTTACTTCACCTCTTTCTTTTAACACCTCCGCTGGACGCTGCTGACTCACTGGGCTCCCCTTGCTCACTAAGCAACACCTAACTGTAGCCACTTGATCTTGTtctggtaaatatacacaaacgcactttgtttgattatttaattggaaaacctttgtatgcgtCCGGAATGAGCTACTGGGGTAGAAATTTGTTAAGTCATAGtatgtgactctagaaaaaagGGCTGTATCCTTTTCCTATATAGTGTATATAAACCTATGGTTTAATATGCATAATGGTttcataaaccattactttagCAGCAGTAGGAATattgtgttttgtcttttaaatgaACACATTGGAATAGATTGTGTTATATACCAAATATAAACCTATTGTTGTTAGTGCTCGTGTTTTGTTCAACCACCAAATGTCGATGCCTGTTTGATGCTGCTGTACTCCAACGGATGGGAGCGGCTGAGgtggtaaaataaatattctcaGACTTGTTAAGGACGATAGCCTTTCATAGACAACATCTCTCTGACTCTTGTCGGACTTAAAGTATCCAAAATACTGCCCAGCTGGTGATGTGGCCTTTCCTCTTTTAGCCACAATTTCCTCCGGAGCTGATACACTCTTTTCACTCCGcggcaattgttttttttattttcaagcagtAAATGAGTTTGTCGATGCCACCAACCTTGCTTAGCTGGCCGTGACAGGTCGAGAGGCTGATGCCTTTCCTCAGCCTACATCCCCCAGAATACCATGCGGCTCTGGCTTGGAGTTCAGTGAAGTTATGGATCTGATCACATGTATATCGCAACAgatgttattgttttattgccCAGACCTACATGCTAAGTAACCTATGTTTTATAGCGCTGCAATGCTTTATTGTTGAACGTTTGAACTTTCTGTACCTCGGCTTGTGAAGCATTGTGTGTAGGAACCAGCGTCCAACTAGTGCCAGTCACGCAACCAGTAGAGATTTAAAGTGAGCGATGAAGATGAGCGCATAACCCAATATGAGAACTGACGAAATATGAAATCAGCACTCATAGAGAATAAGCAAGCCACGGGATAATAGTTTATCCTCACAGTTCGTACCCACGTGTTGCCAAACTTGTGCTTGACCCATCCAGCAACAGATTATTTCCTTTGTGGTTcagtattttcttctttttgttggggggggggggggggtgaaatgCTTAAACTCTGTATTGTTGGTGTTTGCCCCTTCTAGTGTTTGCAGTCGTCGCCAACGCTAAGATAGAGACTTTGCAGAATTTGCTGCCCGTGCACCAGGCTGTCCATCTCTGAAGGAACGACATCTGCAGAGTAGCCAATACAAACACAGCTTCAAAGCTGAGAAAAGAGCAAAAgttttgtggggtttttttttggagcaCTTTGATGTATACTAACAGCCTGGCCCGAATATTGAGGCATTTTGCCCACCAGCTTCACACAATCAatccttatactgtatttttgtttaactcgggcaggaaaaacagatacCAATCCAAGTTCATGTATAAAATAGCTGCATCACACCTTGACTTTTTAGAGTCCACAGATACTGATTTGATTTGTGATTTTCAGGTGATGCTTTTGAGGAACCACGGGCTGCTGGCTTTAGGAGAGACAGTGGAAGAAGCCTTTCATTATGTGTACCACTCGCAGCAAGCGTGTGAAATCCAGGTATTTAAATGATGCTCCTCTTTGTTGTTCGACCTCCGCTGCATGACGAGGGGCGATTTAAACCTGATTGTGTTCCTGCACTCACACATGCCACTCGTTTAAGGTAGCCAAGGCTTTTGGTATTCATATGTTGATGAATGAGTCAGATGGATGAGATAAAGCAGGGCCTGAAATAGACGCGCAGCAGACGATGTCTGGCGTGATGGATTTCCGAGCAAATCTAAGTCAAACATGAGCTGGATGTGGCTGTTCTAGGCTCGGCTTTTTATTTGCTGTTGCTTTAGCCACAAGTCTGCAgtcagggttcctacacagaACGGAGAGAAAACGTGTGGAACTACACTTAAATAGTTTCCAGATCAGGATAAATAtggaaatagaaaatattttattatttaatttctttatctgttgtctaaatgttttccttcctctcttctttGTGTCCTCCTTCCTACTactacaatatttttttcacttttttctgtGCGCCCTACCTCCTCTTCTTTCTTGtgaccttccttccttccttgctccCTTTCCTTTTCCTATCCTTCTTTTCTTGTCTCCTTTCCCCGTTCCTTCTATCCTTTCtttcttgtctttgttttttccttccatttgttGCTCTTTCTTTCTTGTGTCATACGTAATTTCCTTTCGTTGGTCCTTCCTATCTTCTGTCCTTTTCTTTTGCATCTTCACTCCCTTCCCTCCATCCTTCTTTAATTCCttgctttatttttccttgtttctttctttcatcaCTTCCTTTCTTCCCTCCAGTTTCAGGCTTTGGTAGACTCCCCgtttaaagttgtttaattATCTTTCagctttatgttaaaataaatgttaaggACTCAAACCTCTGGAATTTTTACATGACAAATGTGCGAGAGCCCTGTTCAGGGGGGTTTCCTACCCATGAGCTGCGTCGATTGGTAGTGTTTTTTGAAGTGAACGTGCATTTTAATGTCTGTCTAATCTATATAGAGAATCATAATTCAGCTTCTAAGTCACTGTGAGCAGTGCTGACAAAGTAAAGTCACATACCTGACGTCTGTTTTTAGGTGAATTCTCTGAGGTGTTCAGGCGGCGTGGACAACCTGGTGCTGCTGGACAGGGAGAAGTTTAAGCCCCGCACGCAGGGCGTGGCCGCGGCCGGGGTGCTCATTGACAACGAAGTCAAGTGGAAGGTGGGCGAGGCCGAGTTCGAGTCCCTCATGAGGATGCTGGACAACCTGGTGAGTGAACCCTCACCCCCGTGGGCTCCGATCAGGCGCTACCTGATTTGAGTGATCTAATCATATTGTGTTGTGATTGTATTGCCTTTTCCCTCATGGAGCGCGTTCGTATTTTTGCGTTTAGTGAGTCATTTCCAGGCTTCcttgtgatcttttttttttttttctctgtaaggATTTGGTGGGGTGATTAGAGGCCCCGTTATTCCACCCGCTCTGATAATGGCTTGTTCTGCGGACGGCGGAGATGTCAGGCCGTCTGTTTTTGAACGGGCTTCTCGCTAACagctgcggctgctgctgcagacggCAGCTGTGTTAACTCTGAGGAGTCATTATCCGTCGGTCCACACGGTCCCAGCCTTCAGACGGCGAAGGCACGCCGCGGGCAGAGAGCCGCAGACCGCACGGTCGCTTATTGGAATAGCTCTAGTCCAGACAGTTTGGGTTTGGCTTTTCTTCAAAGGACTTTTAAGGACTACGGAGTGAAAATACAAGCTCTGGAAGTCTAGCTGGTGGTCTGACCTTTTAAACTCGAAGGGGAAGTGAGTTGGTTTTGTGGGGAACAAATCATAGGCGTAATGCCTTTGAGGGAAGAATAATAAATTAGATTGAGTGTTTTGGTTTTCTAAACTAGGAAAAGGGATTAAGTATAAACCAAACAGTGTTGTATTGGATTTTCTGAACTCTGGGTTTTACAAAGCTTTGAGTAGCCAAAAACCTACCAGCAGATTCGGGTTTCTTTTTAAGAACTATAATATACGAATAGTGAAGACCATTTACTGCTATCCTTAATCATTTGCTCGTGGTTAGCAGGGCTAGAATGATAACGGATATCAAACCTGATGGTTTAAACACCTCCTTGTGTCTCTATATTAGCGATTAGCGTTACCCCGGAAACTGACGCTACGGTTGGGTTTGTTGCTTTCTCTGACGACCGTTTCcactgttttatttacattttgttaaaaacatacTTGGTGAAAACTATTTACACCCTTTTCAGTAATTACTGGTCAGATTTATTAGCTTCACAGCAGACAACCCCTGTTAGTCATTCCCaaccagctttttgcatgtttccactggtattctCATGATTCATTTTGCTGATGAGCTCCAGGTCTTTGATGTTGGAAGGCAATATTTTAGCTTCCTTTATTAGAGAAACCCAATAGGTAGGGGACGGTTCAGCCCTCATTTAccatagataaataaataattttaaagtcaCTTCCACGATTGGCATAACAGTAGACAAGATAACTTTTATGTTAATACTTAATAGTCTAATAGTCTAGCGTGAAAGCAAACCACACCAGCTAAAAATGAGCAATATGTACCCCAATCGAACCGAGTCTACCAGACTATCAGGTGTCAAAACGAGCTAAATGGAGTGGTGGAGGGAGGCGTACTTCTTTGTTTCGTTGCTTCACTATTCAGTCAGACTGAGCTGTCAGCTGATTAACATTTTTCCAGCAGTAGTTCCTACCACAGTAGAACGGAACTGCCTCATAGGTCAATTATCTGTGAAAAAGACctttatgttgttttgtttttcgaATTTGAATTATTCTTGATGTACTCACCATGTTAGGAGAGATTAAAGCTTTCATCAGCAGCTCGTTGTTTGGTCAGGTGAGCGGCTGCAGTCTGAAGAAACTTACACATGACAGGGGTAGGAGTACCTTTAAGTGTTTCTCTAGCAGTAACAACGTACACAATAAAGTGTTACATCGTGCCCATCAGTCCATTGTGATTTACTTAGACATTGACACTGCAATGATGATCGCaattatccctgctggggtcgcgaggggtgcaggtgcctatctccagttgtcaatgggcgagaggcagggtacaccctggacaggtcgccattctatatatatatatatatatatatatatatatagcaatatatatatatatatatatatatatatatatatatatattgctataTATATTGCTATTAAATATTGAAAGTGTTTGATCTTTTTACTCATAACCTTGGCAAATCTATAAAAActgtttatgttttggtttgttgaAATATTTACAATCTAAATGGAAATGGATCTTCGTGGCCTGTGgattgtttgcatttttaaatatttctgagTGCAGATCTCTCTCCCGAATTCTGAAGCaatgtaaaatgttactttttccGTGCATATTTTAGTCATTCGCTGTCTCTCCTCATGTGACCCGGCAGGGGTACAGAACAGGCTACTCTTATCGGAACCCAGTTGTCCGTGAGAAGCCGCGTTCAAAGAACGACGTGGAAATCCCCGCCACGGTGTCCGCGGTGCCGACGGAGGACAGTGAGGCGGGTCTGTGCAGCCCCTTCAGGTTCATGGCCCAGAAACAGCAGAGGGAGAGAACCCGCTGGCTCACCTCACCCAACAGCTACCTGAAGGTCAACGTTCCTGAGCAGTCGCCCAGCGGGGACGTCAGCCCAAGGACCAAAATCATGGTAGGTCTACTTTAAATGTCCACCCTTCACAAGAAATTGTGTCATCTGCAGCAACTGCCCGTGGCTGGTTGCAGGAGCAAACCGTGCTCAGGAGATTTTTCCCTTTATATAAGCCTGCCCTCTTGTGGTTGGTTTGAAGAAAAGCATGTGCTATATTTGTTTGTAATACATCTCTTTCAATTATTTTCAGTGGATGAAGTCACAGCCAGGAAACAGCATGGGGACCCCAATAAAAATCGAGGACCCTAACCAGTTTGTCCCACTCAACACTAACCCGACGGAGGTTTTGGATAAAAGGAACCGGGTCAGTTTTTGCTTCACAACAACAGATACTCTGTCACAGTTTAAGACTATCACTGTCAGCATAACAATGCTCAGACCAGACATACGggttaaacaataaataattgtCATCTCAAGTAATCTGCTGAGTGCGGTCCATATTTATATTAATTCTTTAGTCTAACCAGTAAAGGGTATTTATTTTAAGACGTGAtaaacaaactacaaaaaagTATCTTAACATAATGAAAAGGAGCTGAAAGAAGCGTAtgaaaagtattcatattcCTTATTCTTTCTTCaaattttgtcatgttaaaactACAGGCTTCACTGTGGTTTTTTTAGGTTAAGGAACAATATAAAGTAGTACATGTTAAAAAGTAGGAAGTAATTGATAATAATTTGGATTGAATTGAAATCTAAATGAAAATACAATGCAAACTATTGCTTCCTAAAGTCACCT
This window harbors:
- the add3b gene encoding adducin 3 (gamma) b, coding for MSLVDVRRAAGSLTLPLSGNDSGDPESQQRGRTLSPDLRQDFNMMEEKKRVTQILQSPVFKDELEGLIQDQMTKGNNPSGLLALRQIADLVMASSVGGAGPLTSPISFGMVTPVNDLYSIESPSFAKGEKQSRCKLATLYRLVDLFTWARFTSSYITVRVSKEQDHVLISPRGLSFSEVTAANLVKVNIVGDVVDQGSTDLGLDHFGFAPHAAIYSMRPDVKCIIHIHTPATAAVSSMKCGILPISQEALLLGDVSCFGYHGSLDNKEEKVEFQKALGPTAKVMLLRNHGLLALGETVEEAFHYVYHSQQACEIQVNSLRCSGGVDNLVLLDREKFKPRTQGVAAAGVLIDNEVKWKVGEAEFESLMRMLDNLGYRTGYSYRNPVVREKPRSKNDVEIPATVSAVPTEDSEAGLCSPFRFMAQKQQRERTRWLTSPNSYLKVNVPEQSPSGDVSPRTKIMWMKSQPGNSMGTPIKIEDPNQFVPLNTNPTEVLDKRNRIKEQHRGDQMTPGPKSQLLAGIVVDTKPGPAFIVEDEELTRSLPPNPFNDLTQKELEDYKSLVEKKQQGQEEDDDATDADELTTFDGSTISLSLSPIMTPVKQDTILNGKDHLSEMEEDLSIEVSKLSVSTSDTVEISITTRENTGVAQTPESQTKSPKKKKNKFRTPSFLKKSKKKKEEKGKTEA